ATCTTCTCGGGAAGAGAAGAAAAGGTGGAAGTCTCCCTTGAGACAAGAATGGGATGTGGCTTTGGAGTGTGCCTTGGATGTGCCGTACCGAAAAAGGGCGGGGGATACTGGCACGTGTGCAGTGATGGGCCGGTTTTCAAACTTTCTGAGGTGATGCTGTGAAGCTCTCTGTGCACCTTGGAAGACTCATGTTGCAGAATCCAATCGTTCTTGCCTCTGGAACCTGCGGGTATGGAAGAGAAATGCAACCATACCTCAATCTCAACGATTTCGGGGCCATCACGGTGAAAGGCTTAAGCCTTTTGCCTTGCGAGGGTAACCCTCCACCCAGAATCTGGGAGGTCAGAGCCGGAATCCTGAACTCCATAGGCCTTGAGAACAAAGGAGTAGGAAGGTTCCTGGAAGAAGACTTACCGTTCCTTGAGAATCTCTCAACGCGTATCTTTGTCAACATCTGGGGAAGAACGGTTGATGAGTACGTCGCCGTAGCCCGGGAACTTGACAAAATAGCCCGAATCGATGCTCTGGAACTCAATCTCTCCTGTCCAAATGTGGAAAAGGGCGGAGCAAGTTTCGTCGCAGATTTGGAGGAACTCCGAAAACTCGTGCGTGGAGTACGTGCAGCAACCGGAAAGTTCCTCATCGCCAAACTTGGACCCCAGGTAAGGGACTGGGAGGCTACAGTAACGCTCCTTGAAGAAGAGGGAATTGAGGCCTTAAGTGTAACCAATTCCTTTCCCGCTCTGGCTCTCGATGTGGAGCGGATGAGTTTCATCTTTGCCCTTAAAACGGCTGGTCTTTCTGGACCGGCCATCAAACCTCTTGCCCTGAGAATGGTGTACGAGCTTGTGGGGATCACAGGACTCCCTATTATCGGTATGGGTGGAATCACCACTGCGGACGACGCTTTGGAGTTCCTCCTTGTGGGGGCACGGGCCGTAGGCATTGGAACGGCAAACCTTGTGGATCCATCCTCCGCGATGCGGATTCTTGAGGGAATGCAACAGTACCTCATGCGTAAGGGTATCACGGATATCGAAGAAATTATAGGAAGAGTGAGGTGAAGATTGTTGGAAAAAGAAGCCATTCTCGATCTTTTCCGGAAAGCCGGGGCATTTCTTGAGGGGCATTTTCTTCTGACTTCAGGACTCCACAGCCCCTACTACGTGGAAAAATTCAAGCTCCTCCAGTATCCTCAGTACGTGGAGCAACTTGCCCAAGCAATTGCTGAAAACTTCAAAGAGGAAAAGGTGGACGTTGTCGTCGGGCCGGCAGTCGGCGGTATTGTGCTTGCCTACGAGGTTGCCCGGGTCTTTGGAGTCCGTATGGCTTTCACAGAGCGCGAAGAGGGGAAAATGCGCT
This is a stretch of genomic DNA from Candidatus Caldatribacterium sp.. It encodes these proteins:
- a CDS encoding dihydroorotate dehydrogenase, producing the protein MKLSVHLGRLMLQNPIVLASGTCGYGREMQPYLNLNDFGAITVKGLSLLPCEGNPPPRIWEVRAGILNSIGLENKGVGRFLEEDLPFLENLSTRIFVNIWGRTVDEYVAVARELDKIARIDALELNLSCPNVEKGGASFVADLEELRKLVRGVRAATGKFLIAKLGPQVRDWEATVTLLEEEGIEALSVTNSFPALALDVERMSFIFALKTAGLSGPAIKPLALRMVYELVGITGLPIIGMGGITTADDALEFLLVGARAVGIGTANLVDPSSAMRILEGMQQYLMRKGITDIEEIIGRVR
- a CDS encoding orotate phosphoribosyltransferase; amino-acid sequence: MLEKEAILDLFRKAGAFLEGHFLLTSGLHSPYYVEKFKLLQYPQYVEQLAQAIAENFKEEKVDVVVGPAVGGIVLAYEVARVFGVRMAFTEREEGKMRFRRDFALSEKDRVLIVEDVVTTGASLLEVIEAVREKGAPIVGVGALVDRSGGKVSL